In one window of Rhizobium sp. ACO-34A DNA:
- a CDS encoding transcription elongation factor GreA, translated as MVEKVPMTQNGYVKLQEELRWRQQEERPRIIDAIAEARAHGDLSENAEYHAAKEAQSHNEGRVGELEDLIARAEVIDLSKMSGSKIKFGATVKLVDEDTEEEKTYQIVGDQEADVKAGRISISSPIARALIGKEVGDNIEVVAPGGSKAYEILSVAWG; from the coding sequence ATGGTTGAAAAGGTCCCGATGACGCAGAACGGTTACGTCAAGCTGCAGGAGGAGCTGCGCTGGCGTCAACAGGAGGAGCGCCCGCGCATCATCGACGCGATTGCAGAAGCGCGCGCCCATGGCGACCTTTCCGAAAACGCCGAATATCACGCCGCCAAGGAAGCCCAGAGCCACAACGAAGGCCGCGTCGGCGAGCTTGAAGATCTGATTGCCCGCGCCGAGGTCATCGACCTCTCCAAGATGTCCGGTTCCAAGATCAAGTTCGGCGCGACCGTCAAGCTGGTCGACGAGGATACGGAAGAAGAGAAAACCTACCAGATCGTCGGCGATCAGGAAGCCGACGTGAAGGCCGGCCGCATCTCGATCTCCTCGCCGATCGCCCGCGCGCTCATCGGCAAGGAAGTCGGCGACAACATCGAAGTCGTCGCTCCCGGCGGTTCCAAAGCCTACGAAATCCTCTCCGTCGCCTGGGGCTGA